The genomic stretch AGGTAAGTCAGATTGACGAAGAACGTGGGAAGGTCAAAGTACTTGTTTCGATGTTCGGACGAGAGACGCCTGTTGAACTTGATTTCTTGCAAGTTAAGAAAATTTAATATATCCTCACCTAATTATGGCAAAGAAAGTAGTCAAAAAACTAAAATTCCAACTTCCGGCAGGAAAGGCCGTACCGGGCCAGCAAATCGGCCCCGCATTGGGCCAGGCAGGTATTAACATTGGTGAATTTGTCACGCGTTTTAACGAACTGACGAAGGCACAAATGGGCGAAACGGTAACAGCGGAAGTTTTGGTTCACGAAGACAGAACATTTGATTTCGTCATTAAGACTCCTCCGACGACAAGCCTTATTTTGAAAGCCGCCAAGGTTGAAAAAGGTGCGGGAAAGAATCTTGTTACCAAAGCGGGCACAATTACCCGCGCGCAGGTCAAAGAAATTGCCGAAAAGAAAATGCCCGACCTGAATGCAAATGACATTGAAGCGGCGATGAAGATAGTCGAAGGAAGCTGCCGTTCGATGGGGATTGAAGTGAAAGGGTAAATCTTAAAATGAAAAAGCCTCTGCACTACGCAGAGGCTTTTGTTTTTAAAAACCTATTTTATTTTTATTTCGGAGTCTTTGTACAATCTCGGCAACATCATTTCCGGTTTCCATTCTTTTTTCATTTTCTCGATCTGAGAATGAGTCTGATATTTGCCTTCTTTTGAATAATCTCTATCAAGAATTTTACCGGTCTTAAAAAAGATTATTTGAGCAACACGTCTCCCGACAACGAGAGGAATCGTATAGTGCGTGGAATTGTTGGTAATTTCCATTGTCCAACGATTCATATACCCCACATCGCCCCAGCCGGCGCATTTACAGACTTCAATGAAGCACCGTCCGAGAGACGACCGCGCTTTCATCATCGTAGTGACAGTGTTTCTTCCCCCAATGAATTCATTGGTATGAGCAAGGATTGTTTCACCTGGCCGAAGGAATATCACACGATCTTTTTTCCCAATTCCGGAAAGTTTCTTGGGAGCCTTGGAAAATTTCCCTAATTTTTCAGCCCGGAAAGGCTTGCCCCACACTTCTTCAACATTTTCTTTTTCCCAGATATTGAAAAAAGGGTGATGGGGTTTGGGGGGTTGTTCTCTGTAGTAAAACTCCCCCAAAGTAACGTCGTAACTTGAAGTTGAGAGATGGTTCTTATTGAACGGGGAAATAAGAATATTTCCCTTTTTTATCTCTCCCAGAATCTTTTTATCGGAAAGTGCCATATATAGCCTCCTTTGGTTTTCAATGGTTTCTGTGTCTAAACACTGAAGCTAGCGTTTTTTGAATTTTTGTCAATCCAAAAGAAAATCCCGCAGCTATACAGCCGCGGGATGGTTTTTTCTTTTTTCAAAGGTGATGAAGCTGAAACTTTGCTGTGTTTCGTTTCCTCCCAGATTATGGCACTCACGTTTTCCGGAATACCACTTGTCCATCGTAATTAGGGATGAAATTTTCATCGCCCCTTTTACTATCCGACCACTTTGAGCGATATAAAGCCGTGACGCAAGAGGAAAAAATTCCTTGAAAATCTCTCCTCCTCCAACCGCAACAATTTCTTTCGACTTGTTGAGCCTGTGCGCCGTATCCAGGGCCTTAAGCGCAGAGTGGCATACTACCGAGCCTTTTACTTCAAGGCTGTTGCTCCTGCTTAAAACAATGAACGGGCGCCCAAAAACGAGCGGGTCGAAAGCGACTACGGACTCATACGTTCTTCTCCCAAAGATAATCGTTGCTTCACTTGCCACTGCTCCAAGCCAGCGCATGTTTGTTTCAAGAGTTCCGAGAGGGAAATCGGATTTTCTTCCGATTCTCCAGTTTTTGTCGACAGCGACCATAATTCCGATTTCCTGTCTCATCCTTCGCCTCCTTTTAAAAGATTAAAGAACAATTTCCTTTCTATGAGGCTAATGATTTTCCGGCATTATGTCAAATTATGTAGTCCTTTGACGTAAGAGCCCAAAAAGGTAGTATGTTTCGAGAAACGTTATTTTTCTCTTTGATAATAAAAACCCAAAAGGAGGTTGTAATATGAAAGAAACTATAGGTGGTCTGGAACATGTTGTACAGCGGCTTAGAGACGGTGGGGAAGTTCTCGTTTTAAACACGGGGGCGCACATCCATCCCGAAGCCGAAGCGATGCTTCAGGCGCTTCATTCGCGATCTTCAGAGGGGGTGCGTTCTCATATGAAGGTTCTTGCCGAGAAAGGCCCCGACAAGTTCATGAGTGTCTATTATGTCGGGTACGGCCACAAGTCAATCGGCGACTGCGGAACAGGAACCGTCTTTATCGAAGGAGTCTCCATGCTTGCAGCAAAGGCGGTGCAGGACTGGATGCTCTATTCGGGACAAGAGTGTTCAACCCGGTATCTTGACTTCGGTCTGCAGCGGTTTGCAAACCCGTACGGGACCGAAAATGGAAAAGCCGTGCTTGAGGAGTGGCGGAATTTTTATATCGCTCTCCAAGAGCCTGTCAGGGCCCATCTCCGGGAACAGTTTCCAAAGCCCGCAGAAGAAAATGAAAAAATCTACGAGAAGGCAATTATTGCCCGGTCATTTGACACTCTAAGATGTTTTCTTCCGGCGGGTGCGACCACTAACCTTGCGTGGCATTCAAACCTTCGGCAGTTCGCGGACAAAATTACCCTTCTCAGACATCATCCGCTTTCCGAAGTACGTGATATTGCGGAAACCCTGGAAAAAGCTCTGCAGGAAAGTTTTCCGAACTCTTTCCAGCATAAACGATATGACGAAACGGAAAAATACAATGAATGCTGGATGAAACACTCATACTATTTTTCCGTCGACAACCCCTGTTTTTCCGAATGCAGTCTTACCCACAACGGCGTGAATGTCGAACAGCTCGAGTATTACAAAGCGGTTCTTGAACGACGTCCGCCTCAAACCGAATTACCGAAATTCATTGGGGCATGCGGCGCGGTTCAATTTGACCTGCTTCTTGATTTCGGGTCATTCCGCGATATCCAGCGTCATAGGGCAATTGTGCAACGAATGCCGCTTCTCACTCCGCATTTTGGGTTTGAAAGATGGTATCTCGAGCAATTGCCGTGTGATCTAAGAGAGAAGGCCGAATGTTTTATCGCAAGACAACTCAAAATAATTGAGAGTCTCGAAGTTTCGGCGGAAGAACGACAGTATTATTTGCCGATGGGGTACAGGGTTCCTATCCGCATCAGCGGCGATTTGCCGTCGCTTGCATACCTCGTCGAATTACGTTCTTCTCCTTCGGTTCATCCAACGCTTCAAAAGAAAGCGGTGATGATGGCCGAAGAACTCAAAGACTATTTCGGACAACACGGGCTGCGCCTCCATATTCAGGAAGGGGCCGGCCGTTTTGACATCAAGAGAGGAAAACAAGACATTGTAAAAAAAGAATAATCAGTCGTACACACCAAAAGACGGGGTAGAAATACCCCGTCTTTTTTCTTGCTTTTGCACGCGTCAATGCTATTGTTCTCTGTGGAACAACCTACATAGTGAAAAATTTATCTAGGAGGACGTACATATGAAAAAAGGAAAATTTATCGTGTTTGAAGGAGGGGAAGGGTCCGGGAAAGATACAATTGTGAAAATGCTCAAAAAACATTTTCCGTCCGACACCGTATATACCCGTGAGCCCGGTGGGACCCCCATCAGCGAAAAAATCAGAACCCTTCTTATGGACAACCGTTCGAAAGGTATGACTCCGGAAACGGAAATCGCTCTTTTCTGTGCCGCCCGCATACAGCATATGCGTGAACTCATTATCCCTGCTCTTGAAAAGGGTAAGACTGTTGTTTCGAATCGTTTCGACCTTTCAACAATCGCTTATCAGGTCTACGGCAGGCAACGGCCGGAACTTCGACGCCTGTTTTCCC from bacterium encodes the following:
- a CDS encoding FAD-dependent thymidylate synthase, which produces MKETIGGLEHVVQRLRDGGEVLVLNTGAHIHPEAEAMLQALHSRSSEGVRSHMKVLAEKGPDKFMSVYYVGYGHKSIGDCGTGTVFIEGVSMLAAKAVQDWMLYSGQECSTRYLDFGLQRFANPYGTENGKAVLEEWRNFYIALQEPVRAHLREQFPKPAEENEKIYEKAIIARSFDTLRCFLPAGATTNLAWHSNLRQFADKITLLRHHPLSEVRDIAETLEKALQESFPNSFQHKRYDETEKYNECWMKHSYYFSVDNPCFSECSLTHNGVNVEQLEYYKAVLERRPPQTELPKFIGACGAVQFDLLLDFGSFRDIQRHRAIVQRMPLLTPHFGFERWYLEQLPCDLREKAECFIARQLKIIESLEVSAEERQYYLPMGYRVPIRISGDLPSLAYLVELRSSPSVHPTLQKKAVMMAEELKDYFGQHGLRLHIQEGAGRFDIKRGKQDIVKKE
- a CDS encoding dihydrofolate reductase family protein, whose product is MRQEIGIMVAVDKNWRIGRKSDFPLGTLETNMRWLGAVASEATIIFGRRTYESVVAFDPLVFGRPFIVLSRSNSLEVKGSVVCHSALKALDTAHRLNKSKEIVAVGGGEIFKEFFPLASRLYIAQSGRIVKGAMKISSLITMDKWYSGKRECHNLGGNETQQSFSFITFEKRKNHPAAV
- the dcd gene encoding dCTP deaminase, which translates into the protein MALSDKKILGEIKKGNILISPFNKNHLSTSSYDVTLGEFYYREQPPKPHHPFFNIWEKENVEEVWGKPFRAEKLGKFSKAPKKLSGIGKKDRVIFLRPGETILAHTNEFIGGRNTVTTMMKARSSLGRCFIEVCKCAGWGDVGYMNRWTMEITNNSTHYTIPLVVGRRVAQIIFFKTGKILDRDYSKEGKYQTHSQIEKMKKEWKPEMMLPRLYKDSEIKIK
- the tmk gene encoding dTMP kinase; protein product: MKKGKFIVFEGGEGSGKDTIVKMLKKHFPSDTVYTREPGGTPISEKIRTLLMDNRSKGMTPETEIALFCAARIQHMRELIIPALEKGKTVVSNRFDLSTIAYQVYGRQRPELRRLFSQMNQEAVGEYGPDIYIILDVKPEVGLARRMKGKEKLTRFDKEKLSFHERVRKGYLTLSKQISSAVIDTTDQYPRLVYEEVLSVLKHRKLISQKPV
- the rplK gene encoding 50S ribosomal protein L11 → MAKKVVKKLKFQLPAGKAVPGQQIGPALGQAGINIGEFVTRFNELTKAQMGETVTAEVLVHEDRTFDFVIKTPPTTSLILKAAKVEKGAGKNLVTKAGTITRAQVKEIAEKKMPDLNANDIEAAMKIVEGSCRSMGIEVKG